The Drosophila sulfurigaster albostrigata strain 15112-1811.04 chromosome 3, ASM2355843v2, whole genome shotgun sequence genomic sequence CGCTCTCGGCTATCCGAActctctcgatattggctCTCTTTATAAATTCTCTCATTCTATGCCACATTCCttgttatatgttatataatttAGCAACGTAGTCAGTCTTGATCGAGAAGCAGAATAAAGCGGACGCTGCAAttcgtattgttttattaagcGTGTGTGACTaccacaaaagtatttcttaaaaaacatCTACATTTATCATAAATAGATCTAGATCATTTCTAGATGTTCATATGGACGaacagacagatagacggaCATACCTATATCGTGTCGGCTGTTGGCGCTAATCAGGAATATATATGCTCTACATTCGGTTGAAGATACCTACGtatgcctgttacatacgtttcctgccggcacaaagttattatacacttctaccctatgggtagcgggtataaaaacgtaGAAACGTAAAAAGGAAAAGGACAAGACCCCGTGTCGCCGCTGGAATTCAATAAGCAGCCCCGGGACACATTGGACAGTGGAGAAGTGCCACAGAGAGTAGCCAAGGGACAGTGTGGCAGGAGGCAGCTATATGGAGCTTACCCTCTGCATGTTTGACAAACAATCATTAGAGCCATCAGCGTTAACAGAAGCAGCAAGAAGGAGCAACAACGTTCTCAAACGGCAGTACATATCACCATTACCATCAGCCACATCGTTAGCAGCTCGGCAAGCTGTCGGAACCCTTGAAACGTAAGCACTAAACAGTCGCGTGAGGAGgaggggaagagagagagagaggaggcaTGCGGGTGCTGCCATTGGAACTCGAGATACTACAGCTTTATTTCGTGGCAACGTGCGAgaatgtggcatgcaacgcCTGAGCGACAGACACAGACAACGAAACAGCGAAGCCAAAAGAATAAAGCggcatcataataataaactgaaatttgaaaatagacAATGTGCTCGGGAAACAACGACAAAATCTGTTTAAGCTTTGTCATGCTCAGcgtattaattgaaatatccTTAATCGACATAATCACCAGGCAAGATGCTTTAACAAAGAGAAAAGGAGgcattaacaaatttaatgcaatttaaagaaaatggaaaatcataAGACACAACCATTGATGatacaaatattcattaataattaacaataaagttaagttttttatttgaagtaataaaaataaaaaaagtaatgaacattaatataaatagaacaaaatcaatataatCACAAAAGACGATGTTTCAACACTAAATAGGTattcttcttattattattaggtaTATCACATGGGAAGATACTTTaagaaatataagaaaaagcttgtgaaaaaaaaaatgtagtgCAATCTAAGAAGTGTATGCATAAGaaaagagaataaaataaatatttaaagaagtATTActtaatattgataaaaatgaTATCACAttctttttcattattttaaagttttgatTTCACaatgaaaaagtatttattaaaagcattAACACATTGTGattaatacatataaaagtaaagtagaaataaatataccatgaactttaaaatgttcactaaatttacaattacctgattacaaaacaaatatgagGCTAATTATGATAGcttagttattatttaaataaaatgataaatttagTAGACTCTTTACTTTGGCTAATTTATTGGAATGCTGCTAGTTTTGAAACATGTCTGCAAAACtcgtataaatttaaaaattgtttttaacaatttgtttgttttgggtGTCAAGGTATCAAACTGTGTCATAAACTGACTGCATAAATATGCCTCACAGTTTTTGAAtggaaaataattgtaatgttcttttttgtttgttttattcagttattttttatttgtttggtaCTTAACCTGGGGCCAAACTCACAGCTCTGGCAGCTGCAGCCCAGTTTCATTAGCTTAAAAACTTTGCCTTACCAtctaaatttttaataagtttgttgtttttgctagCCACTGAATTCCGTTCGTCTaccacactctctctctctcactctctctctctctctctatatatatatatatatttatatatataggaaagtttctgtgtgtgtgttagtgtgaaCAGAGCGAGGCATCAAAAACATGCATAAATCATCAAAAGCAGCGCTGACAACTAATGAAAACATGCAAAAATTTATAGCAtcaaaaatcgacaaaaaaaaaaaaacgaaaaaatatgaaagaaaaGTATTTGGAAAAAAAGCTTTTGCAGGCTGCCGGCGgagtatttaaattgaaaaacaaaaatatatgagaatgtgagcaaaaaataaattcatttgctttatGCGCAGCgcacaaaaaatatgcaaaagttgTAGGgaagaaagcaaaaataaaaagagtaaAGTTTTTCGGCCGCCAACGGAAATGCAGCCCAATTTTTATGCGGAAGTTTATTTGTGGCGACACTATCACTGGACCTGCCtacaatacatatacatatatgtagaatGCTgcagttgagtgtgtgtttgcagGTAGTGCGGGTCCTGGAATGTGACACGATGCGACAACGATGAGCAGGACGTGCaggacgacaacgacaacgacaacgacgatgagGACGACCGCAATGTGGCCGCGGCCatgtataaaattttttacaattgcaatttgtaataaaaacatGCAGTTTTTTTGTCATTGTTATATGCGGCTTttatcgcacacacactcacaccgaGATACGAGCACATGTCCCATGCCGCATGTTGGCGCCCCGcataccacacacacacacacatttgtgcGTATAAAAGCATTTGCCAGGAGAGATAGCTGAGGCAGTGAGTGCGAGGTTCAAGATGCGAACTGAATGTGTTCAGTGGGGCATGCAGTTGTGGTAAAGAAGAGgcaaagagggagagagagagagaaagagagagaagaagaaagagaTAAAAAGAGGCAGAAACTCTACACTGAAAAGATGACAAGTTTCTAGCATAAACAACAGTGAgtcaattgaaaaatttcgcttttaaaataagagtattttaagattaaattaCCAAAACGAGAACATGTATctgaaaactgcaaaattctctataaatatttaatttaaaattcttgtgTCCATTTCTATAAAAGTGTTATTTAGAGTTCAGTTTTTCGTTCGTACCTCAGTTAGTCAAGCTGTCGCGAACCATTTCTCATTGGAGTCTGTAAAAAAGGTCCTGGATTTCAAATCATTGCGCGATTCCATAAGTATTTCGTAAGAAGATAACAGAATGCgctcaataaatattaaaaaaaaactagaaagTATGTtgcaatcgagtgtgctcgactgtgaaatacctgATACCcgctttcaataaaaatattccaatatatacgaaaataaacagaattataattaaaacatacCAATATATACCGATATATGCggaaatatactgaattataattaaaatatactgaaaaatattaatatataccaaagattatatttaaaaaatcgatTTACTATTACTTAGAAAATAAACCATAGAgcacaaaatatgccagatttctatttttaattcgAACTTAGTCCTACATCAAATGTTTTTCAAATGAACATGTTTTTTCAtgttctataaaaaaaattcttagaACTTAGACCAAAAGCATgatttttcatcatttttttcagtgtacCATGTCTGCCATGAAATTGCACAAAGCGACATTAAAGCTGACTTCAACTGCAAATACtccttgcaacttgcaacttttaTGCACGCACAGTTCGTCACTTGCATTAGCAATGCACCAAAAGAAAAGAGAGTTGATGACAAGCATAAAGCGAGTAGTCAGGAAAATCTACTAATAAAATGTACGCCATCAGTTTATTAAACTATCTacactttgttttttattacgGGGtatcatatagtccttattcTGTGTACGCATTCAGCGTTATGACTTTATGCCATTTTAAGTGCTCTCTCAATTTGATGCGCCCATATCAGGCTGTAAACTATTAAAAGGCAACGCAAATAAACAGAGCATGAAATATGCTTGTCGTTAGTACTCGAGTGACCCTCTTCGAACTTAGCCAAAAAAAATGAGTAAGAAAGCTTTAGTCGAGtaagctcgactgtgagataccggCTACCTATTCTGaacgaaagcaaaacaatgaggtattattactaaaatattctaaagtaaaataccataaatatactaaattatatatttggtatattgatagtGTACtccattcgaaatataccaggatgtagaaaatatactaaatatgccaattataccaaattcatataccgcaaaagtactaaaaactacattgcaaatataacacaaaatgcaaaatatactagatatataaaatataccaacttaatatactggaaaaatactacaattttatacaaaatgcaataactggtatatttttatagcaatacatagaaaatataccaccaAGTagaaaatattccaaatattttggctgttacataaatttattgaaagcacaaagttatagtACTCTTGAATtctatgagtagcgggtataaataatACACAACGCATTTATTGATATGTAAAGCTAATATACTTGTGGCGCGTGTTCAGTGTTGCGCGACAATGGCATCGATGCGTACGCACTTTCGTGCCACAAAGGGCTTCTGTTTGTGCCACTTGCTGTGCGTGTGGCGCATGACGGGTAAACTCTGCACCTATTTGGGTTATTATCACGCCAGCTATGTGCCACAACGCTGCAGTTTTGTGCTCGACGATCAGCTCTATGTACAACTGATGGCGATTGTCAATGGCTTCCTCATACTCGGTTATTGGTGGTTCGCACAGCGTTGGATCTACGATcagttgttgctactgttgtaTGGACCACTTTACATCTACTTCTTTCAGCTGAGACAACACATCGCTCAGCTGCTCAACGAGTGTGCGAAGATTCATCAAAGGTTTCAAGCTTTACTCGGATCTTGGTTATGCGTTTCGTTGCGCAAAGGATCTGTGTTGACTTTATTGCTGCCGCTGGAATTGTTACTGCTGCTCGTGTGGCAATATCACATGTACTACGGCTATCAGTTCTGCTTTCTGGCCGGACTCAGCTTCATCTATTTGCTGCAGTTGGTCTGGCTGGGCAACTATCTCATCTGGCTGGCGAGCATCTATCGAGCGTTGAATGAATTTCTCTTGCATCATATGAGCAGCTACCGCATGGGAACCTTGAAGGGCATCCTTCGACAGGAGTCTCGAATTTGGCGTTTACACTTTCGCATCACTCGCTACTTTGTGCTGCATCTGCTCTCGTTCCTCACCTTAATTGTCTCGCACAGTTGTCGTCTCTTTCTGGGCAGGATTAACAACCATCAGCTGCACATCGATCGATTGCAGTTGGTGCACTTAATGCTGTTGCTTTCGCTACTCATCACACTTTTGGCTGCAGCTTGtgagttgcaacagcaacgcagACATTTCCATTGCAATTATCTGCGCCTCGAGGATCGCATTGAGTACTTTCAGCTAAAGTCGTGGGGACTGCTAAAGCACCAAACGCTGCCCATGCCCTTCGGCCTGCCTCTGGTGCGCTCCTTTGCCAGGCCACAGCACAAAAGGGACATCATCACCATGTTGGCAAGTTTGTGCTTTCCATCGACAATGTGTCGTTTCCATTGGCTAATCAAATGTTTTTCCTGTGCTTTTCGTTTAGATTGCCAGCAAACTGCCCGCCCCCAAGTTGCGTCAAAGTGCTTTGCCTCTGGTCAGTATTGGTCTGGGCCATCATCGAGTCCAATTGCCGTTGCCCCCGTTGCTGTCGATGCTCAAACAATTGGGTTTCATACTGTTGCTGCCACTCTTCGTTCAGCTCCTCAACTCCCAACTCAGGGTGACCTTCTACAATCCCCTCACCTCGGGCTATTCGAATGCTAATGTGACCGGTACAATTAGCCAGGTATTTCGCTTTTACGTCTATGATGAATTGGAATGAATTAAACGCAATTTACCcgcaaattaaactaaatgtGGCTATTAATAATCAGGTTCTCTTCTTTTGTGGGTTCTTTTAATATGCTATAAAGTGTAACAGATGGCGAAATAACTTTATGTTGACTCAAACTCAAACAATAAACTTATTTGGAAGAGAACaccatattatatttatatttattcatttattttaatagaagtcgttaaaaattttttttttttaattgaaatcaacTGCTTAAAGGAACAGAATAGCTcgtttattattacttaaaagtaatgaataataaaacactttaaaaacTTTCAAGTAAAAAGAAACTGCTCGGAAGAAGAATAATTTATTCTAATACTGTATTATTGAATACACATTACTAACATCAACTTTCGTTTAAATTCTCTAgtttaagttaagttaagttttaccttaattttaattctttcaaatatatgttacttaatgtaatttataagTTTTAAGATATAACACTAAAATATAActtaagaaataatttgagCCATAGCagaatttttaactttttattatttaagtaaaaatatattttttttttttcattaatagTTGTACATTCTAgagtatgtataataatatacccaAAGCAACTTGGACTTTAGGCGGTTTTAGTTTGTGCTATTTCCCAATTTGTATTTGAgaagtaattttaataacgTTTTTTTTAACCTTGACTTGCTATATCCCTTCTTACAACtaatcaaatataaacaatgcAAAACTTGAAGAGCATTTATTAGTCAACCTATTCTATACATATCCTTTTTCATTTGTCCTTTTCAACCATCAACCTTAGTTCACTTTCAACATGTGCAGCATTCGGTTGTTCTGCGCAGTGTTAAAGCTGCTGCGAATTGTTTTTCGTTGCACTGGATTTTTAAGACTGCGCTTCGACAGAGCCAGACAACGCTTCGATGTAGAGCATCCCAGTTGCTGCAAGGAATTCCTTCCTTTCTTTGTCGTGCTGCTTATCATTGGTGCACATTTAATTATGCTGTTCAGTATGATGGACACTTACTTTGAAATGAAGGAAACGGAGCCAGATTTATCGCCTCCCTTTGATAtgatgtatttgttgtttcaatTATGCCAGGATGTGATCTTTGTGGCGCTGTTTATCTACTGCCTGGTGAAGAGGAATCAACTATGGAGAATAATCAACGAAGCTCAATTGTGCTATCAGCAGCTGACAAGTTTACTCAAAAAACGCTTCGTTCTAAAATGTTCCAagttgatgatgctgatggCAATTGCTCAGCTGTTTCTGTTGGTTCTAATGTGTTTGCAGATCACTTGGTTGGATTGGCCTCGTCTCGATGAATTCTACATTATCGATTACATCTTGGGTGCAGttcgtttgctgtttgtctgtgtgttgaCACTACAATTCTTTTATCATTTGTTGAACGCTGCATTGCTGCATTCGTTGA encodes the following:
- the LOC133840105 gene encoding uncharacterized protein LOC133840105, with amino-acid sequence MASMRTHFRATKGFCLCHLLCVWRMTGKLCTYLGYYHASYVPQRCSFVLDDQLYVQLMAIVNGFLILGYWWFAQRWIYDQLLLLLYGPLYIYFFQLRQHIAQLLNECAKIHQRFQALLGSWLCVSLRKGSVLTLLLPLELLLLLVWQYHMYYGYQFCFLAGLSFIYLLQLVWLGNYLIWLASIYRALNEFLLHHMSSYRMGTLKGILRQESRIWRLHFRITRYFVLHLLSFLTLIVSHSCRLFLGRINNHQLHIDRLQLVHLMLLLSLLITLLAAACELQQQRRHFHCNYLRLEDRIEYFQLKSWGLLKHQTLPMPFGLPLVRSFARPQHKRDIITIKLPAPKLRQSALPLVSIGLGHHRVQLPLPPLLSMLKQLGFILLLPLFVQLLNSQLRVTFYNPLTSGYSNANVTGTISQVFRFYVYDELE